The Chryseobacterium sp. 52 genome includes a region encoding these proteins:
- a CDS encoding UbiA family prenyltransferase yields MNSEKETFQSKDYISKSIFYRFSQFVGFLIGARFFVAVLLTFALYVSTFFLFNQDETFRKFVFDFKVHGIIFCTVITILAGGIINQFYDVEKDHIVKPFRTRIQSFIKQKYFLYAYLALTAISLGVAWMISHKVFAFFLVYQFFMWFYSHKLSRILIINNLTFVSLTLYPFFGMMVYYETFSKKVVLMAIFLFLILLCIDIVKDMLTKSVDKAFGYITIPNYFKNKNTQIIIISLLVITMAVSMKLIAKTGISGFMAYYFTGGLFVMILCIYLLLNSSRRSKFFTLNILRFWVFVGIIAMLLNGIESKL; encoded by the coding sequence ATGAATTCTGAAAAAGAAACTTTCCAATCTAAAGACTATATCTCTAAATCTATATTTTACAGATTCTCACAATTCGTGGGTTTTCTTATCGGTGCCCGGTTTTTTGTTGCTGTATTGCTGACATTTGCCCTGTATGTCTCTACTTTTTTCCTGTTTAATCAGGATGAAACCTTTAGAAAATTTGTCTTCGACTTTAAAGTACACGGCATTATTTTCTGTACAGTAATAACCATTCTGGCTGGCGGAATTATCAACCAGTTTTATGATGTGGAGAAAGACCATATTGTAAAACCTTTCAGGACCAGAATTCAAAGTTTCATCAAGCAGAAGTATTTTTTATACGCTTATCTTGCTCTGACAGCCATTTCCCTTGGAGTGGCATGGATGATCTCTCACAAAGTTTTTGCTTTTTTCCTGGTATATCAGTTTTTCATGTGGTTTTACAGCCATAAACTGAGCCGAATATTGATCATCAACAATCTTACTTTTGTGAGTCTTACGCTGTATCCTTTTTTCGGAATGATGGTGTATTATGAGACCTTTTCCAAGAAAGTGGTCCTGATGGCTATTTTTCTTTTCCTTATTCTCTTATGCATTGATATTGTCAAAGATATGCTTACAAAGAGCGTAGACAAAGCATTTGGCTATATTACTATTCCCAATTATTTTAAAAACAAAAATACACAGATCATCATTATTTCTTTACTGGTCATTACGATGGCTGTTTCCATGAAACTTATTGCTAAAACCGGGATCTCCGGGTTTATGGCGTATTATTTTACCGGAGGCCTGTTTGTAATGATTCTTTGTATTTATCTTCTGCTGAATTCTTCCAGAAGAAGTAAATTCTTCACACTCAATATATTAAGGTTTTGGGTTTTTGTAGGAATCATTGCCATGCTTCTGAATGGAATTGAAAGTAAATTATAG
- a CDS encoding GPW/gp25 family protein: MDTPNYRMPFVPSTLMTEGGSIDICDMGESIAHNIMLLITTKKGENRYDDNYGNDVWNLEFDNGVTSAVWESVFIKSLRRQIQEYEPRIVQAQVDAHIQFVEHSYDTKEHTEIKKKVRIAINAKMEATGERFSFSTELFLSPMSID, encoded by the coding sequence ATGGATACACCAAATTACAGAATGCCTTTTGTGCCTTCAACACTCATGACTGAAGGCGGGAGCATTGATATCTGCGACATGGGCGAAAGCATTGCGCACAATATCATGCTGCTGATCACTACCAAAAAAGGCGAGAACAGATATGATGACAATTATGGAAACGATGTTTGGAACCTGGAATTCGATAATGGAGTTACCAGTGCCGTCTGGGAAAGCGTTTTCATCAAAAGCCTCAGAAGGCAGATTCAGGAGTATGAACCCCGCATCGTACAGGCACAGGTAGATGCCCACATTCAATTTGTGGAGCATAGCTACGATACCAAAGAACACACGGAAATCAAAAAGAAAGTAAGAATTGCCATCAATGCAAAAATGGAGGCAACAGGAGAACGTTTTAGTTTTTCTACAGAATTATTTTTAAGTCCGATGTCTATTGACTAA
- a CDS encoding APC family permease produces MQKKLKLWDAIMLVMGSMIGSGIFIVSADMMRNLGSGFWLIVVWVITGVMTVAAAISYGELSALFPKAGGQYTYLKEIFGKRMGFLYGWGLFTVIQTGTIAAVAMAFGKFTAYLVPSLNQAAPLFQSGEFKITWIQILAIAVIVLLTYINTRGVQSGKLLQNVFTGSKIIAILGLIAAGFILVDFSHLAENFNFGFDAFNNLKKDLKGNFLKEAWEPISGMTLLGGIAAAMVGSVFSSVAWESVTFVSGEVENPKKNIVKSMIYGTSAVMILYLAVNYVYLNALDRESIAFATDDRVAVTASLGIFGSAGTIIIAILVMVSTFGCDNGLILAGARVFQTMAKDGMFFKSAEKNNKNEVPENALWMQGIWASILCLSGQYGNLLDMISFVIVLFYMITVFGVIYLRFKRPDLERPYKTWLYPVTPIIYLLIGTGFCVLLLIYKQQYTWPGFLMVLLGLPVYYFINRKKQTDQ; encoded by the coding sequence ATGCAGAAAAAACTGAAACTTTGGGACGCCATTATGCTGGTAATGGGCTCTATGATTGGAAGTGGGATATTTATTGTAAGTGCCGATATGATGCGGAACCTGGGATCAGGTTTTTGGCTGATTGTCGTATGGGTGATTACCGGAGTGATGACAGTGGCAGCAGCAATAAGCTACGGAGAACTGTCAGCGCTGTTTCCGAAAGCAGGAGGGCAGTATACCTATCTTAAAGAAATCTTTGGTAAAAGAATGGGATTCCTTTACGGCTGGGGCTTGTTTACAGTAATTCAGACCGGAACCATTGCGGCAGTAGCCATGGCTTTTGGGAAATTTACAGCCTATCTCGTCCCGTCGTTGAATCAGGCAGCACCTCTTTTCCAGAGTGGTGAATTTAAAATCACCTGGATACAGATTCTGGCTATAGCTGTTATTGTTTTACTTACCTATATTAATACACGAGGAGTACAGAGTGGAAAACTGCTGCAGAATGTATTTACAGGTTCAAAAATTATAGCCATTTTAGGCTTGATTGCTGCCGGATTTATCTTGGTGGATTTCTCACATCTTGCTGAAAACTTTAATTTCGGTTTTGATGCATTTAATAATCTTAAAAAAGATCTTAAAGGTAATTTCCTTAAAGAAGCCTGGGAACCAATTAGCGGAATGACTTTACTCGGAGGGATTGCAGCGGCCATGGTAGGTTCTGTTTTCAGTTCTGTAGCCTGGGAAAGTGTAACTTTCGTTTCAGGAGAAGTAGAAAATCCGAAGAAAAATATTGTTAAATCAATGATTTACGGGACATCTGCTGTAATGATCCTCTATTTAGCCGTAAATTATGTATATCTGAATGCACTGGACAGAGAAAGTATTGCTTTTGCTACCGATGACAGAGTAGCGGTTACGGCATCACTGGGTATTTTCGGAAGCGCAGGAACTATTATTATTGCAATCCTTGTGATGGTTTCTACATTCGGATGTGATAACGGATTGATCCTGGCTGGAGCCAGAGTATTTCAGACCATGGCAAAAGATGGGATGTTCTTTAAGTCTGCCGAAAAAAACAATAAAAATGAAGTTCCGGAAAATGCCCTGTGGATGCAGGGAATCTGGGCTTCCATACTATGTCTGAGCGGGCAGTATGGCAATTTGCTGGATATGATTTCCTTTGTAATCGTTTTGTTTTATATGATCACTGTTTTCGGGGTTATCTATTTAAGATTTAAAAGACCTGATCTTGAAAGGCCGTACAAAACATGGCTTTACCCCGTAACTCCAATTATTTATCTTCTGATAGGAACCGGTTTCTGCGTATTGCTTTTGATCTACAAACAACAATATACCTGGCCCGGATTTTTAATGGTGCTGCTGGGGCTTCCTGTCTATTATTTTATTAACAGGAAAAAGCAGACCGATCAATAA
- a CDS encoding DUF3829 domain-containing protein: MKKIIVLAMALTFTSVSVISCKKDMSKLSKSVLNLGGADDANAIIDFNNNFLDSYKSTSKHIESVLKYADAATAKAKGENVTMMPIVINSMDFSFGKIKDVPSGFGKDKAAIEADFNTYKAKKENIEKKFEELKSYMNSEDYKDDKGAKADAITKDIETEAQALFTSGENVVAKIKPGTDAAEEVILKDHPMKEYIISSKNVMNSLDSNIDLLDKQYSGKFSEAEAQKKYDELAKTVEANSKLDFNVKDPQYSYKKSQFESFNKSASNFLDSYRKLIRDAKGSGKISDSDIQQIDSSYESVLNSYNSFVK, from the coding sequence ATGAAAAAGATTATTGTACTTGCTATGGCCCTGACTTTCACATCGGTCAGTGTTATCAGCTGTAAAAAAGACATGAGTAAACTGAGTAAATCTGTTTTAAACCTTGGGGGAGCAGATGATGCAAATGCTATTATTGATTTTAATAACAACTTTCTAGATTCTTATAAAAGTACATCGAAGCATATCGAAAGCGTTCTTAAATACGCAGATGCGGCTACAGCAAAGGCAAAAGGGGAGAATGTAACCATGATGCCTATTGTGATCAATTCAATGGATTTTTCATTCGGAAAGATCAAAGATGTGCCGTCAGGTTTCGGGAAAGATAAAGCAGCTATAGAAGCAGACTTTAATACCTATAAAGCTAAAAAGGAAAATATAGAAAAAAAGTTTGAAGAACTTAAATCCTATATGAATTCTGAAGATTACAAAGATGATAAAGGGGCGAAAGCAGATGCTATCACAAAAGATATTGAGACGGAGGCTCAGGCTTTATTTACTTCAGGAGAAAATGTTGTTGCCAAGATTAAACCCGGAACAGATGCTGCAGAAGAAGTAATTCTGAAAGACCATCCGATGAAAGAATATATCATTTCTTCTAAAAATGTGATGAATTCTCTGGATTCTAATATAGATTTACTGGATAAGCAGTATTCAGGAAAGTTTAGCGAAGCGGAAGCTCAGAAAAAGTATGATGAACTTGCCAAAACTGTGGAAGCCAATTCAAAATTAGACTTTAATGTCAAAGACCCTCAGTATTCTTATAAAAAATCACAATTCGAAAGCTTTAACAAAAGTGCCTCGAACTTTCTGGATTCTTACAGAAAACTGATTCGTGATGCTAAAGGCTCAGGAAAAATTTCTGACAGCGATATCCAGCAAATCGATTCCTCTTATGAATCCGTACTGAATTCATACAATTCATTTGTGAAATAA
- a CDS encoding T9SS type A sorting domain-containing protein has product MKKTLLVAAFMAANFTFAQTFANGGLSTGATSKGGTAAPAGYTWSELQNNTGNTTESNISLGLGGTSSSATASFFIADDFTVPVGATWQITTIDFFAYQTSYVGTTAPFNTVRVNIFSSDPSVVGATSVYGDDTTNRFSAGADSNMYRTGNSTTPVVTAPGTSRKIWKITANTPTTLNAGTYWVKYQLQNVVMASAGFLPAVTIVGSRGLPTFNAKQLDAIAGTWAPIMDAGNPAAAPDVPLDMPFVITFTATTLGIQETMQYDNRIQVYPNPVRDSFKINNPEKLKISSVEIMDASGKLVRTLKGSEDYNVSDLPKGNYILKIKNEGGHTKITKLIKQ; this is encoded by the coding sequence ATGAAAAAAACATTACTCGTTGCTGCCTTTATGGCGGCTAACTTCACCTTCGCACAAACCTTCGCAAATGGAGGCTTAAGTACGGGAGCCACTTCTAAAGGTGGTACTGCAGCACCCGCAGGATACACTTGGTCTGAACTTCAGAATAATACAGGAAATACTACAGAATCTAATATCAGCCTTGGATTGGGAGGAACGTCCAGTTCTGCTACAGCCAGCTTTTTTATCGCTGATGACTTTACGGTTCCTGTCGGGGCTACCTGGCAGATCACGACCATTGATTTTTTTGCCTACCAGACCAGCTATGTTGGGACTACAGCTCCTTTCAATACCGTAAGGGTTAATATTTTTAGTTCTGACCCTTCTGTGGTTGGCGCTACAAGTGTATATGGAGATGATACAACCAACAGATTCAGTGCCGGAGCAGATTCTAATATGTATAGAACCGGGAACAGTACAACACCGGTTGTCACAGCACCTGGAACTTCCAGAAAGATCTGGAAAATCACAGCCAATACACCCACTACTTTAAATGCAGGAACCTATTGGGTAAAATACCAACTGCAAAATGTAGTGATGGCGAGTGCCGGTTTCTTGCCTGCAGTTACTATCGTAGGGAGCAGAGGACTTCCAACTTTTAATGCCAAGCAGCTGGATGCAATTGCCGGAACCTGGGCGCCTATAATGGATGCCGGAAATCCTGCCGCTGCCCCGGATGTTCCTTTGGATATGCCATTTGTGATTACATTTACTGCCACAACATTAGGAATACAGGAAACGATGCAGTATGATAACAGAATTCAGGTTTATCCTAATCCGGTAAGAGACAGTTTCAAAATTAATAATCCTGAAAAACTCAAAATAAGTTCAGTAGAAATTATGGATGCATCCGGAAAGTTGGTAAGAACATTGAAAGGTTCAGAAGACTATAATGTTTCAGATCTGCCAAAAGGAAATTACATTCTGAAAATAAAGAATGAAGGCGGCCATACAAAAATCACAAAACTAATAAAGCAATAG
- a CDS encoding type VI secretion system baseplate subunit TssF yields the protein MNLDQNIYSKESVKARMLQNATKVWGLKSPQSLDPFVKLLIDAFSTEVFKANNEIQTVNARILEKLAKLLTPSIYTHPIPAHAVAFTQPYESSEVLLEHTEFFFRKQMTSTVKSESDKQLNIPFTPVGNVRINKVQTALMFVGNTCYSIDDRLNKIPVARFQGKPEDYRKITIGVDVSKFTSENFPKYISVFCSNPAFEHMDFVYKLLPYITVTSNGNPLFVREGLSYLANSQQEGYEQMFREQSIRNKAIEDIKSIYRHKFIEITGLSSSLFSEPGKLPENLNFLDEKEDIRKQLGDKSYLWLTFEFPPQFSAEILDNFSFVLNAFPIYNRGWKKTEYSLDIMGNNIPLVTDEGEHFLYVDEVQDGDGRRYTEIPFTPADDLKKGLYTVRKGGMERFTNRNAVDMIANVLELTRDEIAAFSLLNRDNVKGVLSEMSDKMKTMVQKVNNAKRNIKQELNYVIMEPVEKTDHTYASFWVTHCTLANHMRPGTELSNQLKSQTVVLLTETIGGSEEQKGTDSIQAYKYALTTRDKIISLEDVKNYCRMVLKDELKEVRVRRGTMISNRPKEGFVRTVEVEIIPQNYSFYGRAYWENMANILRNQIISKAIDGIEYVVKISNEDIDLDEI from the coding sequence ATGAACCTAGATCAAAATATATATTCCAAAGAATCTGTCAAGGCAAGAATGCTTCAGAATGCCACCAAAGTGTGGGGACTGAAAAGCCCGCAATCTCTTGATCCTTTTGTAAAACTACTGATTGACGCATTCAGTACGGAAGTCTTTAAAGCCAATAACGAGATTCAGACTGTCAATGCCCGGATTCTTGAAAAACTGGCAAAACTTCTGACACCATCTATCTATACACATCCGATTCCGGCCCATGCTGTTGCTTTTACACAACCTTATGAGTCTTCTGAAGTCCTGTTGGAACATACAGAGTTCTTCTTTCGTAAGCAGATGACATCCACGGTGAAATCAGAATCAGATAAACAGCTTAATATTCCTTTTACACCAGTAGGGAATGTACGGATCAATAAAGTACAGACTGCATTGATGTTTGTAGGAAACACCTGCTACAGCATAGATGACAGATTGAATAAAATACCTGTCGCAAGATTTCAGGGAAAACCGGAAGACTACAGAAAAATCACCATAGGAGTGGATGTCAGTAAATTTACCAGTGAAAATTTCCCTAAGTATATCAGTGTATTTTGCTCAAACCCGGCTTTTGAGCACATGGATTTTGTCTATAAACTTCTGCCTTATATTACGGTTACCAGCAACGGAAATCCTTTATTTGTAAGAGAAGGACTGAGTTATCTTGCCAACAGCCAACAGGAGGGTTACGAGCAGATGTTCAGAGAGCAGTCGATCCGTAATAAAGCTATTGAAGATATTAAAAGTATTTACCGGCATAAATTCATTGAAATCACGGGACTTTCGAGCAGCCTGTTTTCAGAACCGGGGAAACTGCCGGAGAATTTGAACTTTCTTGATGAAAAAGAAGATATCAGAAAGCAACTAGGAGACAAGAGCTACCTATGGCTTACTTTTGAATTTCCACCGCAGTTTTCTGCCGAAATCCTGGATAACTTTTCATTTGTACTCAATGCTTTTCCTATCTATAACAGAGGCTGGAAGAAAACAGAATACAGTCTGGATATTATGGGGAACAATATTCCTCTCGTTACAGATGAAGGAGAACATTTCCTGTATGTGGATGAGGTTCAGGACGGCGATGGCAGAAGATATACCGAGATTCCTTTCACTCCCGCAGATGATCTTAAAAAAGGTCTGTATACGGTAAGAAAAGGCGGAATGGAACGTTTTACCAATAGAAATGCAGTAGACATGATTGCAAATGTCCTGGAGCTGACAAGAGATGAAATCGCAGCATTCTCCCTTTTAAACAGAGATAATGTTAAAGGTGTGCTCAGCGAAATGTCTGATAAAATGAAGACCATGGTGCAGAAAGTGAACAATGCCAAGAGAAATATCAAACAAGAACTTAACTATGTCATCATGGAACCTGTAGAAAAAACAGACCATACCTATGCTTCATTCTGGGTTACACACTGTACGCTGGCCAATCACATGCGTCCCGGGACAGAGCTTTCCAACCAGTTGAAATCACAGACTGTAGTACTTCTTACAGAAACCATAGGAGGCTCTGAAGAACAGAAAGGAACAGACAGTATTCAGGCCTATAAATATGCCTTAACGACAAGAGACAAGATCATTTCTCTGGAAGACGTTAAAAATTACTGCAGAATGGTTCTTAAGGATGAGTTGAAGGAAGTAAGAGTAAGAAGAGGAACCATGATCAGTAACAGACCGAAAGAAGGATTTGTAAGAACCGTTGAGGTAGAGATCATTCCGCAGAACTATTCTTTTTATGGAAGAGCGTACTGGGAGAATATGGCCAATATTCTTAGAAATCAAATTATTTCAAAAGCTATTGACGGAATCGAGTACGTAGTGAAAATAAGCAATGAAGATATTGATCTCGACGAGATATAA
- a CDS encoding helix-turn-helix domain-containing protein produces the protein MSLNERISQVIEYSNFSSSEFADEIDVQRSSISHITSGRNKPSLEFIIKIKSRFPEILWDWLVTGEGEMLKSELPEIEPAPIEKNEDERGKPTPLPDLFTMMKDDEDFGSEEEIELPKQELRESFIPPQSKAQENISDSQRLENSNAQILSQAIGNQSNKIKRIVLFYENGKFESFEP, from the coding sequence ATGAGTTTAAACGAAAGAATTTCCCAAGTTATAGAGTATTCCAATTTCAGTTCTTCTGAATTTGCAGATGAGATCGATGTGCAGCGTTCATCTATTTCGCATATCACTTCCGGAAGAAACAAACCCTCTTTAGAATTCATTATCAAGATAAAATCCCGCTTCCCGGAAATTCTCTGGGATTGGCTGGTTACAGGTGAAGGTGAAATGCTGAAATCGGAGCTTCCGGAAATTGAACCGGCACCGATAGAAAAAAACGAGGATGAGAGAGGAAAGCCTACTCCGCTCCCCGACTTATTTACGATGATGAAGGATGATGAAGATTTTGGATCAGAAGAGGAAATAGAGCTCCCAAAACAGGAGCTGCGAGAATCGTTTATACCGCCCCAAAGTAAAGCTCAGGAAAATATATCAGATTCTCAGCGATTAGAGAATTCCAATGCTCAAATTTTAAGTCAAGCTATTGGAAATCAATCCAATAAAATAAAACGGATTGTTCTGTTCTACGAAAACGGAAAATTTGAAAGTTTTGAGCCATAA
- a CDS encoding proline dehydrogenase family protein, whose protein sequence is MPIFNDTKVAFADKSDAQLRKAYWMFKMIEQPALTSLGTSVLNFTVHNNFPFVTGIVKSTLFEQFCGGETREESMKVVKQLFKRGVGSIFDYSIEGKEDEETFDAVCKEIKDIIRFSVGNPAIPFIVFKPTAFGRIDLYEAVGKGAELTSSQKEEWERVVKRFDEVCSLCHENNKKVMVDAEETWMQGAADHLCEEMMEKYNQEKPIVWNTIQMYRTGRLEYMEANLQRAREKNYFIGYKIVRGAYMEKERARAAEKGYPDPIQPNKEASDINYNAGIDFVMNHLDKVSAFFGTHNEISSELVMDKMKSKSLENGNPHIYFGQLYGMSDNITFYLSDKGYNAAKYLPYGPVKDVVPYLTRRARENTSVAGQTGRELGLIKKELNRRK, encoded by the coding sequence ATGCCCATTTTTAACGATACTAAAGTTGCATTTGCAGACAAGTCTGATGCACAATTGAGAAAGGCGTACTGGATGTTTAAAATGATTGAACAGCCTGCTCTTACCAGCCTTGGAACTTCTGTCCTTAATTTTACGGTACACAATAATTTCCCTTTCGTGACCGGAATTGTAAAAAGCACTTTGTTTGAGCAGTTCTGCGGAGGAGAGACGCGTGAAGAAAGTATGAAGGTGGTAAAACAGCTTTTCAAAAGAGGAGTGGGAAGCATTTTCGATTATTCTATTGAGGGTAAAGAAGATGAAGAAACTTTTGATGCGGTATGCAAAGAGATCAAAGATATCATCAGATTTTCTGTTGGAAATCCAGCCATCCCTTTTATCGTATTTAAACCCACTGCCTTTGGAAGAATTGATCTGTATGAAGCGGTAGGAAAAGGAGCAGAGCTGACATCGAGCCAGAAAGAAGAATGGGAAAGAGTAGTCAAAAGATTTGACGAAGTATGCAGTCTTTGCCATGAGAATAACAAAAAAGTAATGGTAGATGCAGAAGAAACCTGGATGCAGGGTGCAGCTGACCATCTTTGTGAAGAGATGATGGAGAAATATAACCAGGAAAAACCGATTGTATGGAATACCATCCAGATGTACAGAACCGGAAGACTGGAATATATGGAAGCCAATCTTCAGAGAGCCAGAGAAAAGAATTACTTTATCGGGTACAAAATCGTTCGTGGGGCATATATGGAGAAGGAAAGAGCCAGAGCGGCAGAAAAAGGATATCCTGATCCGATTCAGCCGAACAAGGAAGCTTCAGACATCAATTATAATGCAGGGATTGATTTTGTAATGAATCATTTAGATAAAGTGTCGGCATTCTTCGGGACACATAATGAAATTTCTTCCGAATTGGTTATGGATAAAATGAAATCCAAATCTCTTGAAAACGGAAATCCGCATATTTATTTTGGACAGCTTTACGGAATGAGTGATAACATTACCTTCTATCTTTCAGATAAAGGCTATAATGCAGCTAAATACCTTCCATACGGACCTGTAAAAGATGTAGTGCCTTATTTGACAAGAAGAGCAAGAGAAAACACTTCTGTGGCCGGACAGACGGGAAGAGAATTAGGACTCATCAAAAAAGAATTGAATAGAAGAAAATAA
- a CDS encoding M14 family zinc carboxypeptidase: MNFEQRYSANPNFVNRYISPEKLFSYLQTNLSGYIQEIGRSYLDKPIYQLSIGTGNIHVLAWSQMHGNESNATHAMLDLLETLDKTPEMKEDLFSKVQLDFIFMLNPDGSERWTRLNAADIDLNRDFHNESSTEIKFLKKAAASKTYDYALNLHEQRTIFTTDGIHPATLSFLAPSENVERTVTDNRKKCMAVIGRVYDHLKELIPNQIGRYSDEFYPTSTGDNFIKAGMPTILFEGGHFADDYTRKGTRKYYTVALYYALKAISELNSDIEGWENYLGIPENQETHYDIIYRNVKLNTDHECILDVAVQYREIIEEGKEEISFVPFVMEVGEVKRKKGWLEVDCTGKKFVAATKYPKLDAVAEFTIED, from the coding sequence ATGAATTTTGAACAGCGCTATTCAGCAAACCCTAACTTTGTAAATCGCTATATTTCCCCCGAAAAATTATTTTCTTACCTACAGACCAATCTCAGCGGTTACATCCAGGAGATCGGAAGATCATATTTAGATAAACCTATTTATCAGTTAAGCATCGGAACCGGAAACATTCATGTTCTTGCGTGGTCGCAGATGCACGGCAATGAATCCAATGCTACTCATGCCATGCTAGACCTTCTTGAAACTTTGGATAAAACTCCGGAAATGAAAGAAGATCTCTTTAGTAAAGTACAACTGGATTTTATCTTTATGCTCAATCCTGACGGTTCGGAAAGATGGACAAGGCTGAATGCTGCCGATATTGACTTGAACAGAGATTTTCATAACGAGTCCAGTACAGAGATCAAATTCCTTAAAAAAGCAGCAGCTTCCAAAACATATGACTATGCTTTAAATCTGCATGAGCAGAGAACCATTTTTACCACAGACGGTATACATCCGGCAACCCTTTCCTTTTTGGCTCCTTCTGAAAATGTAGAACGTACCGTAACCGATAACAGGAAAAAATGTATGGCGGTAATAGGAAGGGTATATGATCATTTAAAAGAATTAATACCCAATCAGATCGGAAGATATTCTGATGAGTTTTATCCTACCTCTACAGGAGATAACTTTATTAAGGCAGGGATGCCCACAATCTTATTTGAAGGGGGACATTTTGCAGATGATTATACAAGAAAAGGAACCCGGAAATATTATACAGTTGCTTTATATTATGCACTGAAAGCCATCAGTGAACTGAACTCTGATATTGAAGGCTGGGAGAACTACCTCGGAATTCCGGAGAATCAGGAAACGCATTACGATATTATCTACAGAAATGTAAAACTGAATACAGATCATGAATGTATTTTGGATGTTGCCGTTCAGTACCGGGAAATTATAGAAGAAGGAAAAGAGGAAATATCTTTTGTACCTTTTGTGATGGAAGTGGGAGAAGTGAAAAGAAAAAAAGGCTGGCTTGAAGTAGACTGTACAGGCAAGAAATTTGTAGCAGCTACCAAATATCCAAAGTTGGATGCCGTAGCAGAATTTACCATAGAAGATTAG
- a CDS encoding DUF4920 domain-containing protein — MKFKAILLAAAVSVSTLAFAQETSQKKFGPPAGNAIVGDTYGAGVVSTSESKAITVDKLSKKLKKDNKKVEGIAVKGKVTDVCEKKGCWLTIQTDDNSQFFVKMKDYAFFVPTALKGKTVVLEGTAERKVTSIDEQKHYAEDAKKPQTEIDAITTPKEEIRFVANGIKVVN, encoded by the coding sequence ATGAAATTCAAGGCTATATTATTGGCAGCAGCTGTAAGTGTTTCTACTTTAGCTTTTGCCCAGGAGACATCACAGAAAAAGTTTGGACCACCGGCAGGAAATGCTATTGTAGGTGATACTTACGGAGCTGGAGTGGTTTCAACTTCAGAGTCTAAAGCCATCACAGTAGATAAACTGAGCAAGAAGCTTAAAAAAGATAACAAAAAGGTTGAAGGAATAGCAGTTAAAGGAAAAGTAACTGATGTATGTGAGAAAAAAGGATGCTGGCTTACGATCCAGACTGATGATAATTCTCAGTTTTTCGTAAAAATGAAAGATTACGCATTCTTTGTCCCTACAGCTTTAAAAGGTAAAACGGTAGTACTGGAAGGAACTGCAGAAAGAAAAGTAACTTCTATAGACGAACAGAAGCACTATGCGGAGGATGCTAAAAAACCTCAGACTGAAATTGATGCAATCACAACTCCTAAGGAAGAGATCAGATTTGTAGCCAATGGAATTAAAGTAGTGAACTAA